A window of the Isosphaera pallida ATCC 43644 genome harbors these coding sequences:
- a CDS encoding serine O-acetyltransferase, translated as MLKHLGRDLRNKAKWCYGDDHWPNLIKTLLTDGTAAMILYRAMQQSRAWRLTPLEMIFNKLNVMIGQCIIGRGAEFGPGLVFIHSQGIVINGATRGGQDIHIEHQVTIGAEKRRSPVLGNGVFLGAGCKVLGAVTIGDHARIGANAVVLHDVPAYATAVGIPARVVRQRSAEEADAEWADL; from the coding sequence ATGCTCAAGCACCTGGGACGCGACCTCCGCAATAAGGCCAAGTGGTGTTACGGCGACGACCATTGGCCTAACCTCATCAAGACCCTGTTGACCGACGGCACCGCCGCCATGATTTTGTATCGCGCTATGCAACAGAGTCGGGCCTGGCGGCTCACGCCGCTCGAAATGATCTTCAATAAACTCAATGTTATGATTGGTCAATGCATCATCGGTCGAGGAGCTGAGTTTGGTCCTGGACTCGTGTTCATTCATTCGCAAGGCATCGTGATCAATGGCGCGACTCGGGGCGGTCAGGACATTCATATTGAGCATCAAGTGACGATTGGAGCAGAAAAGCGACGCTCGCCGGTGTTGGGCAACGGGGTGTTCCTCGGGGCGGGCTGCAAGGTGCTGGGGGCGGTGACCATTGGCGACCACGCCCGGATCGGAGCCAACGCGGTGGTGCTTCACGACGTGCCCGCCTACGCCACGGCGGTCGGCATTCCGGCCCGCGTGGTCCGCCAACGCTCCGCGGAGGAGGCCGACGCAGAGTGGGCCGACTTATGA
- a CDS encoding sugar transferase: protein MSSTSFEGELDGHSLRSTTPGLDATSPPIAALEYIPSEAVLRVKRVMDLSLALLLIPITLPLIAVCIVAVRISSPGPGLYRQVRLGRGGRPFIMYKIRSMRNDSEAKTGAVWCQPRDPRITRLGMFLRKSHLDELPQLFNVLRGEMSLVGPRPERPEIVEQIAPKIAGYRARMAVPPGITGLAQISLPPDVELDDVRRKLIYDLHYIERIGLTHDLKLIVATLLGICKIDESRIRRWLGLTVPDLPDHLRRRPTAGQQVHASN, encoded by the coding sequence ATGTCATCGACCTCGTTCGAAGGCGAACTCGACGGCCACTCCCTGCGTTCCACCACGCCGGGGCTCGACGCGACGTCGCCGCCGATCGCTGCGTTAGAATACATTCCCTCTGAAGCCGTCCTACGCGTCAAACGGGTGATGGACCTCAGCTTGGCCCTGTTGCTGATCCCGATTACCCTTCCGCTCATCGCCGTCTGCATCGTGGCGGTGCGAATCAGCTCGCCCGGTCCGGGTCTGTATCGACAGGTGCGTTTAGGACGAGGTGGCCGCCCATTCATAATGTATAAGATTCGCTCGATGCGCAACGATAGCGAGGCGAAGACCGGAGCCGTTTGGTGCCAACCGCGTGATCCGCGGATCACGCGGTTAGGAATGTTTCTGCGGAAATCCCACTTGGACGAGCTGCCCCAACTGTTCAACGTGTTGCGCGGCGAAATGAGCCTGGTGGGTCCTCGCCCGGAGCGTCCCGAGATTGTTGAACAAATCGCTCCTAAGATTGCCGGTTATCGCGCCCGCATGGCGGTCCCGCCCGGCATCACCGGATTGGCGCAAATCTCGTTGCCTCCCGACGTGGAACTCGACGATGTACGTCGCAAACTGATCTACGATCTGCACTACATTGAGCGGATTGGATTGACTCACGACCTCAAGTTGATAGTGGCCACCCTTTTGGGAATCTGCAAGATCGACGAATCCCGAATTCGTCGTTGGCTGGGTTTGACTGTGCCGGACTTGCCAGATCATCTGCGCCGGCGACCTACTGCTGGCCAACAAGTCCACGCATCGAACTGA
- a CDS encoding glycosyltransferase family 2 protein — MTPSLPLSGGITLLASIWGGTILETIALAMMVGGLGLPTVSYLIHPLIVLTAARMTTWTPLAFDDAGDAKTVRRTTIPFPDPPPKLALVIAAHNEQGTIAARLDNALATDYPPDRLLIVVASDGSTDGTNEIVADYQRRWGPHRIQLRAGFPRRGKAANLNDAVAALPEDIDFILFSDANTFYQPQAARRLIRWFADKSIGTVCGKLILVDSVTGRNLDSLYWRYETAIKTAEGRLGALLGANGAIYAMRKADYRAIPAETIVDDFVIPLISKLETRRLIWYDPEAIAIEETPPNLTSEFRRRARIGAGGFQSLAWLVGLIHPRHGWTAWCFLAHKVARWLTPFGLIAALVANLPLAARDLSSPFGVTLAIQGGFYGLAVLGAWLPNRPRWLKPARLATLFVAMNLALLVGFGRWIRGIQAGTWTPTQRSLAETQQETK, encoded by the coding sequence ATGACTCCTTCTTTGCCCCTTTCGGGTGGGATCACCCTGCTTGCGTCAATTTGGGGGGGAACCATTCTGGAGACCATCGCCCTGGCGATGATGGTCGGTGGTCTGGGGCTGCCGACGGTCAGTTATCTGATTCACCCGCTGATTGTGCTGACGGCCGCCCGCATGACCACCTGGACGCCTTTGGCGTTTGACGACGCCGGCGACGCGAAGACTGTTCGCCGCACAACCATCCCCTTTCCCGACCCCCCTCCCAAACTCGCGCTGGTGATTGCCGCCCATAACGAACAGGGCACCATCGCCGCCCGCCTGGACAACGCGCTAGCGACCGACTACCCACCCGACCGTCTGCTGATCGTGGTGGCCTCCGACGGCTCGACCGACGGCACCAACGAGATCGTGGCGGATTACCAGAGACGGTGGGGGCCCCACCGTATCCAACTGCGAGCAGGGTTTCCAAGACGGGGCAAGGCGGCCAATCTCAACGACGCGGTCGCCGCGCTTCCTGAGGACATTGACTTCATCCTGTTCAGCGACGCCAACACCTTTTACCAACCCCAGGCTGCCCGCCGCCTGATCCGCTGGTTCGCCGACAAGTCGATCGGTACGGTCTGCGGCAAACTGATCCTGGTCGATTCGGTCACGGGACGCAACCTCGACAGCCTCTACTGGCGATACGAAACCGCGATCAAAACCGCCGAAGGACGGCTGGGGGCCCTTTTAGGGGCCAACGGCGCAATCTACGCCATGAGAAAAGCGGACTACCGGGCGATCCCCGCCGAAACGATCGTGGACGACTTCGTGATCCCCCTCATCTCTAAACTCGAAACTCGGCGGTTGATTTGGTACGACCCCGAGGCGATCGCCATAGAGGAAACACCACCCAACCTGACCAGCGAATTCCGCCGCCGCGCCCGCATCGGAGCCGGTGGCTTTCAAAGCCTGGCGTGGCTCGTCGGCCTGATCCACCCCCGCCACGGTTGGACTGCCTGGTGCTTCCTGGCCCATAAAGTCGCGCGATGGCTGACTCCATTCGGTCTCATCGCCGCCCTGGTGGCCAACCTTCCGCTAGCCGCGCGGGACCTTTCATCCCCCTTCGGCGTCACCCTGGCGATTCAAGGAGGGTTCTATGGTCTGGCGGTTTTGGGTGCCTGGCTGCCCAACCGCCCGCGTTGGCTCAAACCCGCCCGCTTAGCGACCCTGTTCGTAGCGATGAACCTCGCCCTCCTGGTCGGTTTCGGACGGTGGATCCGTGGCATCCAAGCCGGCACTTGGACTCCCACCCAGCGCTCCTTGGCAGAAACTCAACAAGAAACCAAGTGA